In one window of Mobiluncus massiliensis DNA:
- a CDS encoding TM2 domain-containing protein, which produces MSNPQYGMQPQPQQPQSQPQQYQQMPYGVNAGSPGQYREVSKILYVLMCFFFGNLGVHRFLRGQVGLGILMILTLGCVGIWTLVDFIISLVKLGSYQGDNFLFDQNGAWVS; this is translated from the coding sequence ATGTCCAATCCTCAATACGGCATGCAGCCTCAGCCGCAACAGCCGCAGTCCCAACCCCAGCAGTACCAGCAGATGCCCTACGGCGTCAATGCCGGTTCTCCGGGGCAATATCGTGAAGTCAGCAAGATTCTCTACGTGTTGATGTGTTTCTTTTTCGGCAACCTGGGTGTGCACCGTTTCCTGCGTGGTCAAGTCGGTCTTGGTATCCTGATGATTCTCACCCTCGGTTGTGTTGGAATTTGGACTCTGGTTGACTTCATCATTAGTTTGGTCAAACTGGGTTCATATCAGGGTGACAACTTCCTGTTCGATCAAAATGGCGCCTGGGTTTCCTAA
- the argJ gene encoding bifunctional glutamate N-acetyltransferase/amino-acid acetyltransferase ArgJ, whose protein sequence is MSVTYPRGFKAAGAHVGLRGKLHPDMAIVRNLGPDSTVAGVFTSNRVFAAPVGWDRKVVAGGQAQAVVINSAVANACTGEQGDRDAAAMAAHLGQVLGVAENECLVCSTGIIGRALDMPKMTAGIDTVAAKLRADGGDEAAEAILTTDTKSKTATHESSSGWKIGGMAKGAGMLAPALATMIVVITTDAVWDSTALQTMLSDTVEKTFNRLDSDGCMSTNDTVLLLASGASGVKPDPDEFAAGLLQVCKSLALQLLGDAEGAHHDIEIRVTGAASEAGALEAARTISRSNLVKTAVYGNDPNWGRILSQLGTVPEDVLPFDPARVDVSINGVKVCKNGGIGEDPYLADMSPRECHILVELHAGQEEAHLWTSDLTHEYVHINGDYTT, encoded by the coding sequence GTGAGCGTTACTTATCCCCGTGGTTTCAAAGCCGCCGGTGCCCATGTGGGCCTGCGCGGCAAACTACACCCGGATATGGCCATCGTGAGGAATCTGGGTCCAGATTCTACCGTGGCGGGAGTGTTTACTTCCAATCGTGTGTTTGCTGCTCCGGTGGGCTGGGACCGGAAAGTCGTTGCGGGCGGCCAGGCTCAAGCGGTAGTCATCAACTCGGCGGTTGCCAACGCTTGTACCGGTGAACAGGGGGATCGGGACGCCGCCGCGATGGCAGCGCATCTGGGTCAGGTCCTGGGCGTGGCTGAAAATGAATGTTTGGTGTGCTCCACCGGAATTATCGGACGCGCTCTAGACATGCCAAAGATGACCGCCGGCATTGACACAGTCGCCGCTAAACTGCGTGCGGACGGAGGCGACGAGGCGGCCGAAGCTATCCTCACCACCGACACAAAGTCGAAAACAGCCACCCACGAAAGCTCTTCCGGGTGGAAAATCGGCGGCATGGCGAAAGGAGCCGGAATGTTGGCTCCCGCCCTGGCGACCATGATTGTGGTTATCACCACCGACGCAGTTTGGGACAGCACCGCCCTACAGACGATGCTGTCCGACACAGTTGAAAAAACGTTCAACCGCCTCGACTCGGACGGCTGTATGTCTACCAACGACACCGTGCTGCTGCTGGCATCTGGTGCCTCCGGGGTCAAGCCCGACCCGGACGAGTTCGCCGCCGGCCTTTTGCAAGTCTGTAAAAGCCTGGCCCTGCAGCTGTTGGGAGACGCCGAGGGAGCCCACCACGATATTGAGATTCGAGTGACCGGGGCTGCCAGCGAAGCGGGCGCCCTCGAGGCCGCCCGGACGATTTCGCGGTCCAACTTGGTGAAAACTGCCGTGTACGGCAACGATCCGAACTGGGGGCGTATCCTGTCCCAGCTGGGTACGGTACCGGAAGACGTCTTGCCTTTCGACCCGGCTCGCGTGGATGTTTCCATCAACGGTGTGAAAGTCTGTAAAAACGGGGGGATTGGTGAGGACCCCTACCTGGCTGACATGAGTCCGCGAGAGTGCCACATCTTGGTAGAGTTGCACGCCGGTCAGGAAGAGGCTCACCTGTGGACCAGTGACTTGACCCACGAATACGTGCATATCAACGGGGATTACACCACGTAA
- the argB gene encoding acetylglutamate kinase produces the protein MITPIQKTEVLLEAMPWLRSYRGATVVIKYGGNAMVNEDLRRAFAADIQFLHQVGLRTVVVHGGGPQITEMLDRLGLEAPFINGYRVTTPEVMEVVRMVLTGKVQRELVGLLNVEESLAIGLTGEDAGLFGARKRQCEPGSDLGLVGDIVNVHPRAVVDMLERGNIPVISSIAPSVDDPNVVLNVNADAVAAALAIGLKARKLIILTDVEGLYRDIDNPASLIRFLTASELARMLPTIKSGMVPKMQACLDAVQGGVSRATIIDGRLAHSMLLEIVTDQGTGTEVIPDNLRPSRPHDGEPLPTIQFR, from the coding sequence ATGATTACGCCGATACAAAAGACCGAAGTGTTGCTGGAGGCCATGCCGTGGCTGCGCAGCTACCGCGGCGCTACTGTCGTCATCAAATACGGCGGTAACGCGATGGTCAACGAGGATTTGCGTCGTGCTTTCGCCGCTGACATTCAGTTCCTGCACCAGGTCGGTTTGCGGACGGTCGTGGTACACGGCGGGGGGCCGCAGATTACGGAAATGCTGGATCGTCTGGGCTTAGAGGCGCCTTTCATCAACGGCTACCGGGTGACAACTCCGGAAGTCATGGAGGTCGTGCGCATGGTCTTAACCGGCAAGGTTCAGCGTGAGCTTGTGGGCTTGCTAAACGTGGAAGAATCTCTGGCAATTGGTCTCACCGGTGAGGACGCCGGCCTGTTTGGGGCGCGGAAACGCCAATGCGAACCTGGCAGCGACCTGGGACTGGTCGGGGATATCGTCAATGTTCACCCCCGTGCGGTCGTGGATATGCTGGAACGGGGCAACATTCCGGTCATTTCCTCCATCGCGCCTTCCGTTGACGACCCTAACGTCGTGTTGAACGTCAACGCCGATGCGGTTGCGGCGGCCTTGGCTATCGGCTTAAAGGCACGCAAGCTCATTATCCTCACTGATGTCGAGGGACTTTATCGGGACATTGACAACCCGGCCTCCCTCATTAGGTTCTTGACTGCCAGCGAATTGGCACGCATGCTGCCAACCATTAAATCTGGAATGGTACCCAAAATGCAGGCCTGTCTCGATGCCGTGCAGGGCGGCGTGTCTCGAGCGACTATCATTGACGGTCGCCTAGCTCACTCCATGCTCCTCGAAATCGTGACTGACCAAGGAACCGGTACCGAAGTCATTCCCGATAATCTCCGTCCGTCGCGCCCTCATGACGGTGAGCCTCTGCCGACGATACAGTTCCGATGA